A single window of Leeuwenhoekiella sp. MAR_2009_132 DNA harbors:
- a CDS encoding N-acetylglucosamine kinase: MILLVDSGSTKTDWIALNAEGAEIFQTQTFGLNPQVLSAEILTERIINNYELYKHRHEVTHVYFYGAGCGTTKPKELIKGVFDEFFDKAQLIDIKEDTYAALYATTKKNEPGIVCIIGTGSNCSLYDGENIEQKVTSLGYILMDDGSGNYFGRQLLRDFHFNKIPKELAYEFAKQFDLTAESIKNHLYKMPNPNTYLAQFARFLITNKDHEYCKKLIRKGFKLFIEHQILQFKNAKEIPVHFVGSISFYLQDELRDLLKEYDLKIGKVLKRPIEGLVAYHKNYIMV, translated from the coding sequence ATGATATTATTAGTAGATAGCGGATCAACGAAAACAGATTGGATCGCATTGAATGCTGAGGGAGCTGAGATTTTTCAAACACAGACTTTTGGTTTAAATCCACAAGTATTGTCTGCTGAAATCTTAACTGAGAGAATAATCAATAACTATGAATTGTATAAACATCGTCACGAAGTGACTCACGTTTACTTTTACGGTGCAGGTTGTGGTACTACTAAACCTAAAGAATTGATTAAAGGTGTTTTTGATGAATTTTTTGACAAAGCGCAACTTATAGATATTAAAGAAGATACCTATGCTGCTCTTTATGCTACTACTAAAAAGAACGAACCCGGAATTGTTTGTATCATAGGTACAGGCTCTAACTGCAGTTTATATGATGGAGAGAATATAGAACAAAAGGTAACTTCTTTAGGTTATATTTTGATGGATGACGGTAGTGGTAATTACTTTGGACGTCAATTATTACGTGACTTTCATTTTAACAAAATCCCAAAAGAACTAGCTTACGAGTTTGCTAAGCAATTTGATCTTACTGCAGAAAGCATTAAAAATCATTTATATAAAATGCCTAATCCTAATACATATTTGGCGCAATTTGCACGTTTCTTAATTACAAATAAAGATCACGAGTATTGCAAAAAGCTAATACGTAAAGGCTTTAAATTATTTATTGAACACCAGATTCTTCAATTTAAGAATGCTAAAGAAATACCAGTTCACTTTGTAGGCTCTATTTCTTTTTATCTTCAGGATGAATTAAGAGATTTATTAAAAGAGTATGACTTGAAAATAGGAAAGGTTTTAAAGAGACCCATAGAAGGTCTTGTAGCTTACCACAAGAATTATATTATGGTTTAA
- a CDS encoding RidA family protein, whose amino-acid sequence MKKIISTPNAPAPIGPYNQAVFAGDTLYISGQIPLDPKTGELVSGDIAEETKMVMQNLEAILTEAGLTFEHVVKSSIFLSDMNSFAAVNAVYATAFDEQTAPARETVEVANLPKFVNVEISMIAVK is encoded by the coding sequence ATGAAAAAAATAATTAGTACCCCTAATGCTCCCGCTCCTATAGGCCCATATAACCAAGCTGTATTTGCCGGGGACACTTTATATATAAGCGGTCAAATACCATTAGACCCTAAAACTGGCGAGCTAGTAAGTGGTGATATAGCTGAAGAAACTAAAATGGTTATGCAAAATTTAGAAGCTATACTAACAGAGGCAGGACTTACATTTGAGCACGTAGTTAAAAGCTCTATTTTTTTAAGCGATATGAATAGTTTTGCTGCTGTAAATGCAGTTTACGCCACAGCTTTTGATGAGCAAACAGCACCCGCACGTGAAACTGTAGAAGTAGCAAATCTTCCAAAATTTGTAAATGTAGAAATTTCTATGATTGCTGTTAAGTAG
- the gap gene encoding type I glyceraldehyde-3-phosphate dehydrogenase produces MGNLKIGINGFGRIGRIVFRATVKRDNVDVVAINDLLDVEHLAYLLKYDSVHGNFDGTVEVKDGHLVVDGKTVRITAERDPKNLKWDEAGVDVVAECTGIFTTLETADYHIQAGAKKVVISAPSKDVPMFVMGVNHKDVKASDKIVSNASCTTNCLAPLAKVLNDAYGIDEALMTTVHATTATQMTVDGPSKKDWRGGRSALLNIIPASTGAAVAVTKVIPELKGKLTGMAFRVPTADVSVVDLTVRLSKETSYEDIKKTFKAASEGEMKGVLGYTDEDVVSQDFIGDPRTSIFDAGAGIELNSKFFKIVSWYDNEFGYSNKLVDLAEYVNTL; encoded by the coding sequence ATGGGAAATTTAAAAATAGGTATCAATGGTTTTGGCCGTATAGGTCGTATCGTATTTAGAGCAACAGTTAAACGTGATAACGTAGATGTTGTAGCTATTAATGACCTTTTAGATGTTGAACACCTTGCATACCTTTTAAAATATGATTCTGTTCACGGTAACTTTGACGGTACTGTAGAAGTAAAAGACGGTCATCTTGTTGTAGATGGTAAAACAGTACGTATCACTGCTGAGCGTGATCCTAAAAACTTGAAGTGGGACGAGGCAGGCGTAGATGTTGTTGCTGAGTGTACCGGTATATTTACTACACTAGAAACTGCAGATTACCACATTCAGGCTGGTGCTAAGAAAGTTGTTATTTCTGCACCTTCTAAAGATGTGCCTATGTTTGTAATGGGCGTTAATCATAAAGATGTTAAAGCCAGCGACAAAATTGTTTCTAATGCATCTTGTACTACAAACTGTTTAGCTCCTTTAGCTAAAGTATTAAATGATGCTTATGGTATTGATGAAGCATTAATGACAACCGTACACGCAACTACTGCTACTCAAATGACAGTAGATGGTCCTTCTAAAAAAGACTGGAGAGGTGGTCGTTCTGCATTATTAAATATTATACCTGCTAGTACAGGTGCTGCAGTTGCTGTAACTAAAGTTATTCCTGAATTAAAAGGGAAATTAACGGGTATGGCTTTCCGTGTGCCTACAGCAGATGTTTCGGTTGTAGATTTAACAGTACGTTTATCTAAAGAAACCAGCTACGAAGATATTAAGAAGACGTTTAAAGCTGCCTCAGAAGGAGAGATGAAAGGTGTTCTTGGTTACACAGATGAAGATGTGGTTTCTCAAGATTTTATAGGTGATCCTCGTACAAGTATTTTTGATGCTGGTGCAGGTATTGAATTAAATTCAAAATTCTTTAAGATCGTATCTTGGTATGATAATGAGTTTGGTTATTCAAACAAATTAGTTGACTTAGCAGAATACGTTAACACGCTATAA
- a CDS encoding translocation/assembly module TamB domain-containing protein: MISAIRGLASGRAQITGDYRNPDIDGELLLRDAGLSIPYLNTNYDFKGTARVTLSDQEFKFNSVSLSDVKYKTTGTLTGTISHQFFRNWDLDLDVTTDRLLVLDTKQDDFALYYGTAFISGDASLKGPTDELVIDVAATTEKGTIFKIPLSDTESFGDSSNIYFLSPEEKQARLDGEEIVIKEFKGLELNFDLEVTRDAEVEIVVDETNGSTLKGRGAGYLLIQINTNGKFNMFGDFTPYEGSYNFRYSGVVQKQFDIIPEGKISWDGEPTEALLDISAVYRTQANPSILLENPSVNRKIPVNVIINLDGELMQPEITFDFEFPNTSSIVTSELNYRLDNRATRELQAFSLVTQGSFFSQNGIDAQSAAYGNLIETASGIFNDLLSDEDGKFSVGLDYVQADNRPDLQTSGRFGFTLSTQISNRVIINGKVGVPVGGVSERAVVGNVEVNFLLNEDGSLRATIFNRQTDIQFVASDNDGYTQGAGVSYSVDFDTFKQLIQKVFKGEAREVEEEIKIIQSDSDYPIE; encoded by the coding sequence GTGATTTCAGCAATACGAGGTCTAGCAAGTGGTAGAGCGCAAATTACCGGAGATTACCGTAATCCAGATATTGATGGGGAATTACTTCTTAGAGATGCCGGCTTATCTATACCTTATTTGAATACTAATTATGACTTTAAAGGCACTGCGCGAGTAACCTTAAGTGATCAAGAATTTAAATTTAACTCGGTCTCCTTATCTGATGTTAAATACAAGACTACGGGAACTTTAACCGGTACTATAAGTCATCAATTTTTTAGAAACTGGGATCTTGATCTTGATGTAACCACAGACCGCTTACTGGTTTTAGATACAAAACAAGATGATTTTGCTTTATATTATGGTACGGCTTTTATAAGTGGTGACGCGAGTTTAAAAGGGCCTACAGATGAGCTGGTAATAGATGTTGCGGCAACTACAGAGAAGGGAACTATTTTTAAAATTCCACTAAGTGATACAGAATCTTTTGGAGATAGTAGTAATATTTATTTTTTAAGTCCCGAAGAAAAACAGGCGCGTTTAGACGGTGAGGAGATTGTTATTAAAGAATTTAAGGGACTCGAACTTAATTTTGATTTAGAAGTTACACGTGATGCTGAAGTAGAAATTGTCGTAGACGAGACAAACGGAAGTACGCTTAAAGGCCGTGGTGCGGGTTATTTATTAATACAGATTAATACTAATGGAAAGTTTAATATGTTTGGTGACTTTACACCCTACGAAGGTTCCTATAACTTTAGATACAGTGGTGTAGTACAAAAGCAATTTGATATTATTCCAGAAGGTAAGATTAGCTGGGATGGTGAACCTACTGAAGCCTTGCTTGATATAAGTGCTGTTTACAGAACACAGGCAAACCCGTCTATACTTTTAGAAAACCCTTCAGTTAATCGAAAAATACCGGTAAATGTGATTATTAATCTCGATGGCGAATTAATGCAGCCGGAAATCACTTTTGACTTTGAGTTTCCGAATACCAGTTCTATTGTGACCTCAGAACTTAACTACAGACTAGATAACAGAGCAACCCGAGAATTGCAGGCCTTTTCACTAGTGACTCAAGGATCATTTTTTAGTCAAAATGGTATTGATGCACAATCTGCCGCCTATGGTAATTTAATAGAAACAGCATCGGGCATATTTAATGATTTATTGTCTGATGAAGATGGTAAATTTAGTGTGGGGCTTGACTATGTGCAGGCAGACAATCGGCCAGATTTGCAAACTTCAGGACGTTTTGGTTTTACACTTTCTACACAGATTTCTAACCGTGTTATAATAAATGGTAAAGTAGGTGTACCCGTAGGCGGCGTAAGTGAGCGTGCCGTTGTGGGTAATGTAGAAGTTAATTTTCTACTTAATGAAGACGGGTCTCTTCGCGCAACTATTTTTAACCGCCAGACAGATATACAATTTGTAGCCAGCGATAATGATGGTTATACGCAAGGTGCAGGAGTATCGTATTCTGTAGATTTTGATACATTCAAGCAGTTAATTCAGAAAGTATTTAAAGGAGAAGCTCGCGAAGTCGAAGAAGAAATCAAAATAATTCAATCAGATTCTGATTATCCTATCGAATAG
- the pfkA gene encoding 6-phosphofructokinase yields MAKKITKIGVLTSGGDSPGMNAAVRSVVRTCAYHKVDCIGIYRGYEGLIDGEFAPMDARSVRDIINRGGTMLKSARSDRFRTPEGRKIAHDNLLENNIDALVVIGGDGTFTGGLLFNTEFDFPVIGIPGTIDNDISGTDRTLGYDTALNTAVEAIDKIRDTASSHNRLFFVEVMGRDVGHIALNAGVGAGAEEILIPEENLGLERLLESLLRSKASGKMSSIVVVAEGDKTGKNVFELKDYVDEHLEGYDVRVAVLGHMQRGGSPSCYDRVLASRMGVKAVESLLAGESNYMVGIQHEKMILYPIEKAIKGKTEINKELVRVSEIMTT; encoded by the coding sequence ATGGCAAAAAAAATTACAAAAATCGGAGTTCTTACTTCCGGTGGGGATTCTCCGGGAATGAATGCTGCAGTTAGATCTGTGGTGCGTACGTGTGCATATCATAAAGTTGATTGTATTGGTATATATAGAGGGTATGAAGGTTTAATTGATGGTGAGTTTGCACCCATGGATGCGCGTAGTGTACGTGATATAATAAACCGAGGTGGTACGATGCTTAAATCTGCTCGTTCAGACCGTTTTAGAACCCCTGAAGGTCGTAAAATTGCTCACGACAATCTACTCGAAAATAATATTGACGCGCTTGTTGTCATAGGTGGTGATGGTACCTTTACCGGTGGTCTTCTTTTTAATACAGAATTTGATTTTCCTGTAATAGGAATTCCGGGCACTATAGATAATGACATTAGCGGTACAGATCGTACATTAGGTTATGATACGGCATTAAATACAGCTGTAGAAGCGATAGATAAAATACGAGATACTGCAAGTTCGCATAACAGACTTTTCTTTGTTGAGGTAATGGGGCGTGATGTAGGTCACATTGCATTAAATGCAGGAGTAGGAGCGGGTGCTGAAGAAATATTGATTCCGGAAGAAAATCTAGGTCTTGAACGCTTATTAGAATCATTACTGCGCAGTAAAGCCAGTGGTAAAATGTCTAGTATTGTAGTAGTGGCTGAAGGTGATAAAACTGGTAAAAATGTTTTTGAGCTTAAAGATTATGTAGATGAGCATTTAGAAGGCTATGATGTGAGAGTCGCAGTTTTAGGTCATATGCAACGTGGTGGTTCACCAAGTTGTTATGATCGAGTTCTGGCAAGTAGAATGGGTGTAAAAGCTGTAGAATCGTTACTTGCAGGAGAAAGCAATTATATGGTAGGAATACAACATGAAAAAATGATATTGTATCCTATAGAAAAAGCGATTAAAGGAAAAACTGAAATTAACAAAGAGCTTGTGCGTGTGTCTGAAATAATGACCACATAA
- a CDS encoding putative LPS assembly protein LptD, with translation MQFYKAIFNLHYLWLLKNRCNFGTLVFALSFTKIVLIPLRTKILIVLQILGVFLICCGSLQAQEISVNTLKSIPADTSYKQPVNKPQGSQLTHMLAPTQRDSTKTDSLQPAREPLTDIVKYSATDYSRFDKRTNKLYLYNEAEINYTDINIKAGQIIVDNTNNVVFAKGILDSAGVYTQGPVFVQAQNTVEPDSIKYNFKTEKALIYGSRTKQQEFYIKNEVSKRVNDSVVFMRNVRFTTSENEDDPEYYFYARKVKFVPGKKIVTGLVNMFVYDVPIPLGVPFAYFPMEKETSVSGFIMPSPGENNERGYFLQNGGYYFALSDYADLTLTGDYYTNGSYALRGSSAYRKRYKFSGNVNIRYERLLNSERGLPDFSETNTYNIQWSHSQDTKSSPNSRFSASVNLGSSNYFRQSTNIDNVASRLTNTLSSSVSYSKTFQTVPQVNLALTARHTQNTQTQVINMTLPSLQLNVDRIYPFAPKTGSKKGIIENINFNYSGSGENRFETTDSLFFTAQMFRDAELGVRHSIPITTNFKLFKHLSVSASTNYQESWVFETINQSFDTEQRKIVEDTINGFDRFNTYNFSTSLGTTLYGQFNFGEDKKIQAIRHVIKPSVSFNYNPAFDQYYETFLAPELDDPNGDLTREVTYSRFDGGFYGAPGNFSSSGVSLSINNTVEAKVRDKDSTAVEPKKIDLISNLAISTNYNFLADSLKLSPISVRGTIPIIQSKLSVNFNMTLDPYALNNNNRRIDKLNIQNGGSLFRLTNASANFGYSFSSKSFEKNNDGEDTQTARNGARRDNLLGEDGDQLRNKFNDKDEGEEDDDVKRELFNYKIPWNLRVNYNVNYGNLTRQNMITSHAVNFSGDVELGERWFVGASSGVDLTTGKFTPTQLRFARDLESFNMTFAWTPFGTYASWNFFIGIKSSVLSDLKYEKRRSPDQRL, from the coding sequence ATGCAATTTTACAAAGCCATTTTTAATCTTCATTACTTATGGCTTCTAAAAAATAGATGTAATTTTGGCACATTGGTTTTTGCCCTTTCATTTACAAAAATAGTACTAATCCCATTGCGAACAAAGATCCTTATCGTACTGCAAATTCTAGGCGTATTCCTTATCTGCTGTGGGTCTTTACAGGCTCAGGAGATATCAGTAAATACTCTTAAAAGCATACCTGCAGATACGTCTTACAAACAGCCCGTTAACAAACCTCAAGGCAGTCAACTTACCCATATGCTTGCGCCTACACAACGCGACAGCACAAAGACAGACAGTTTACAACCTGCCCGCGAGCCGCTTACCGATATTGTCAAATACAGTGCCACTGATTATTCTCGGTTTGATAAACGCACTAACAAACTGTATTTATACAACGAGGCAGAGATTAACTATACCGACATCAACATCAAAGCAGGTCAAATTATTGTAGATAACACAAACAATGTTGTTTTTGCAAAGGGTATTTTAGATTCTGCTGGTGTTTACACTCAAGGTCCCGTTTTTGTGCAGGCGCAAAACACCGTAGAGCCAGACTCGATCAAATACAATTTTAAGACCGAAAAAGCGCTTATTTACGGATCTCGTACAAAGCAACAGGAGTTTTACATTAAAAATGAGGTAAGTAAACGGGTTAATGATTCGGTTGTTTTTATGCGCAATGTGCGTTTTACAACCAGCGAGAATGAGGATGACCCCGAATATTACTTCTATGCCCGAAAAGTAAAATTTGTACCGGGAAAGAAAATTGTTACCGGTCTGGTTAACATGTTTGTTTATGATGTTCCTATTCCTTTAGGAGTGCCCTTTGCTTATTTTCCAATGGAAAAAGAAACCAGTGTTTCCGGGTTTATAATGCCATCGCCCGGAGAAAATAACGAGCGTGGTTATTTTCTTCAAAACGGAGGATATTATTTTGCATTAAGCGATTATGCAGATCTTACACTTACCGGTGATTATTATACAAACGGTAGTTATGCGCTACGCGGAAGCAGTGCCTATCGAAAGCGATACAAGTTTAGTGGAAACGTAAACATCAGATATGAAAGACTACTCAATAGCGAGCGTGGTTTACCCGATTTTTCTGAAACAAATACTTATAATATTCAGTGGTCACATAGCCAGGACACCAAGTCGAGTCCTAATTCGCGTTTTTCTGCATCTGTAAACTTAGGAAGTAGTAACTATTTTAGGCAATCTACAAACATTGATAATGTCGCCAGTAGGCTTACAAACACATTAAGCTCTTCGGTATCCTATTCTAAAACCTTTCAGACCGTACCACAAGTTAATCTTGCGCTTACAGCAAGACATACACAAAATACGCAGACGCAGGTTATTAATATGACCTTACCTAGCTTACAGTTAAACGTAGATCGTATTTACCCATTTGCGCCTAAGACCGGCTCCAAAAAAGGAATTATAGAAAACATCAACTTCAACTACTCCGGTAGTGGGGAAAACCGTTTTGAAACCACAGACAGTTTGTTTTTTACAGCTCAAATGTTTAGAGATGCAGAATTAGGAGTAAGACACAGCATCCCTATTACAACAAACTTTAAACTTTTTAAGCATTTAAGCGTATCTGCAAGTACAAACTATCAGGAAAGCTGGGTTTTTGAAACCATCAACCAGAGTTTTGACACAGAACAACGAAAAATTGTTGAGGATACTATAAATGGTTTTGATCGTTTTAATACCTATAACTTCAGTACAAGTTTAGGTACTACGTTATATGGCCAGTTTAATTTTGGAGAAGACAAAAAGATACAAGCCATACGTCACGTAATTAAACCTTCAGTTTCTTTTAATTACAACCCGGCTTTTGATCAGTATTATGAAACGTTCTTAGCACCAGAATTAGATGATCCTAATGGAGATTTAACGCGTGAGGTAACCTATTCAAGATTTGATGGTGGCTTTTACGGTGCGCCGGGTAATTTTAGTTCGAGTGGCGTCAGCTTAAGTATAAACAACACGGTAGAGGCAAAAGTTAGAGATAAAGACAGCACCGCTGTAGAGCCTAAAAAAATAGATCTTATTAGCAACCTTGCGATATCTACAAATTATAATTTTCTGGCAGATAGTTTAAAACTGAGCCCTATTTCGGTACGCGGAACGATTCCTATAATTCAAAGTAAATTGAGTGTTAACTTCAATATGACTTTAGACCCGTATGCCTTAAATAACAATAACAGACGTATTGATAAATTGAATATTCAAAACGGTGGAAGTTTATTTAGATTAACTAATGCCAGCGCCAACTTTGGCTATTCCTTTAGCAGTAAAAGTTTTGAAAAAAACAATGACGGAGAAGATACCCAGACTGCACGTAATGGCGCCAGGCGGGATAATTTGCTTGGTGAAGATGGTGATCAGCTAAGAAATAAATTTAATGATAAAGATGAGGGCGAAGAAGACGATGACGTAAAACGCGAACTTTTTAATTATAAAATCCCCTGGAATTTACGCGTAAATTATAATGTGAATTACGGAAATCTTACACGCCAAAATATGATAACCTCTCATGCTGTAAATTTTAGTGGTGATGTAGAATTAGGCGAGCGCTGGTTTGTAGGAGCGTCTTCTGGAGTTGACTTAACTACCGGAAAATTTACACCTACTCAATTGCGGTTTGCACGAGATCTAGAAAGTTTTAATATGACGTTTGCCTGGACTCCTTTTGGCACCTATGCTTCCTGGAATTTCTTTATAGGTATAAAATCAAGTGTATTGAGCGATTTAAAATATGAGAAGCGTCGCTCACCAGATCAGAGACTTTAA
- the tsaD gene encoding tRNA (adenosine(37)-N6)-threonylcarbamoyltransferase complex transferase subunit TsaD — protein MPKNNTYILAIESSCDDTAAAVLLNDKKLSNVVAGQAVHKQYGGVVPELASRAHQQNIVPVVHEALRVANVKKEDLSAIAFTSGPGLMGSLLVGTSFAKSFAMGLNIPLIDVNHMQAHILAHFIDEDGYDKPTFPFLAMTISGGHTQIVRVDDHFKMTVLGQTIDDAVGEAFDKSAKILGLPYPGGPLIDKYAKLGNPKAYKFTKPKVDGLDFSFSGFKTAVLYFFQREIAKNPTFVDENLNDICASIQYTIVEILMDKIKKAVKETGITQVAIGGGVSANSGIREALKKAEAKYGWKTFIPKFEYTTDNAAMIGIVGYLKYMSENLINTGFKETRVMAQSRLKI, from the coding sequence ATGCCAAAAAATAATACCTACATCCTAGCTATTGAATCATCTTGCGATGATACTGCCGCTGCTGTGCTTCTTAACGACAAAAAGCTTTCAAATGTTGTCGCCGGCCAGGCAGTGCATAAACAATATGGTGGCGTAGTTCCTGAACTTGCTTCTAGAGCACATCAACAAAATATTGTTCCCGTTGTTCACGAGGCGCTACGCGTTGCAAATGTAAAAAAAGAAGATCTTTCAGCGATTGCTTTTACCAGTGGTCCCGGTCTAATGGGCTCCCTCCTGGTAGGCACATCCTTTGCAAAATCATTTGCGATGGGACTAAATATCCCTTTAATAGATGTAAACCATATGCAGGCACACATTCTGGCTCATTTTATAGATGAGGATGGGTATGACAAACCTACATTTCCGTTTCTTGCTATGACAATTTCTGGTGGTCACACGCAGATTGTACGTGTTGATGATCATTTTAAAATGACTGTTTTGGGGCAAACTATTGATGATGCGGTAGGAGAAGCTTTTGACAAAAGTGCAAAAATATTAGGCCTACCTTATCCCGGCGGACCCTTAATTGATAAATATGCCAAGCTAGGAAACCCTAAAGCTTATAAATTTACAAAGCCTAAGGTTGATGGTTTAGATTTTAGTTTTAGCGGATTTAAAACTGCTGTTCTGTATTTTTTTCAACGGGAGATTGCTAAAAATCCTACGTTTGTAGATGAAAACCTCAACGATATATGTGCCTCCATTCAATATACAATTGTTGAGATTTTAATGGATAAAATAAAAAAAGCGGTAAAAGAAACCGGCATTACACAAGTTGCTATAGGAGGTGGTGTTTCTGCAAATAGTGGAATTCGGGAAGCGCTTAAAAAAGCGGAAGCTAAATACGGCTGGAAAACGTTTATCCCAAAGTTTGAATACACTACAGATAATGCAGCAATGATAGGAATTGTAGGTTATTTAAAATACATGTCAGAAAATCTTATAAATACAGGTTTTAAAGAAACCCGTGTAATGGCGCAATCTCGTCTTAAAATATAA